The following coding sequences lie in one Syngnathus scovelli strain Florida chromosome 1, RoL_Ssco_1.2, whole genome shotgun sequence genomic window:
- the LOC125989877 gene encoding janus kinase and microtubule-interacting protein 3-like yields MLYEALPQRDCPATDGEKASHAGVNDVLTADQREELRSAVDQWKRALMCELRERDACILQERMDLLHSAQQRNKELKEFIEAQKRQIKQLEEKFLFLFLFFSLAFILWP; encoded by the exons atgttgtacgaggcgctaccacagcgggactgccccgccacggacggcgaaaaagccagccacgctggcgtgaatgacgtgctgacggcggatcagagagaagagcttaggagcgccgtggaccaatggaagcgagccctgatgtgcgagttgagggagcgcgacgcttgcatcctccaagagagaatggatctgctgcacagcgcgcaacag aggaacaaagagctgaaagaattcatcgaagctcagaagagacaaatcaaacaattggaggagaagtttctgtttctctttctattcttctccttggccttcattctgtggccctaa